One region of Purpureocillium takamizusanense chromosome 4, complete sequence genomic DNA includes:
- the SEC16 gene encoding vesicle coat component (EggNog:ENOG503NVMY~COG:U), with the protein MASELPSSTWHPALMPNRTDVATAAVRDSDHPTEPTAGSGTDSPQEPTASRVDADPENGQDHADAWFANDHDDGDGDAWLASDEPTAEVAPSSTTPAPERAEEAQDDGDAWLTNDTDDHGGDAWLVSDDAKPHDAADQEAADQDARATPPTETSWAPATKHSSSMSFARTVSHDINFNDDDGTEFSPTRSDVDTFSFMPPTDRTNSFPVVPPMTTSSNETTDQPLPATQALDLLEETEREAEFDEQRYLAGNTSEELDPLEKVDTGRPKHAASRSIGGEIQEPDAIEARYEEGLPLIPQVEQGHDDAHDHGQRAFTDPFADDDGNEDGFFSQTQTTETQPDGVADNIHPIERKSTMQVLGSLDHEPLSRQSTLEETVEEHQDAAEEHQDTPEQQTSEEAQPPAEDLASKWQEAFASEDDEGDFLLEDSAAETKDIDAAAFLGSDDEGFLDDDDVAQDPRPAPAATSQSLTTNPYAPSAVAPQPTPTAYTPAAAIPPTQTFPYQQATAPTPFGQPPPLRPEMTKAQSFADKAKGGYASPYDLPTDLVGTTIKPRKRASMQQLPKDLPPAPPRSASMTSPNRPPSTGPPSAAAPPSGPPLNPKASAPALRSQSGFFEDLPVQPKPRPGSRQSNRAQSPSSYTPTSQQPASFPPTAGVAPPPASAPPPQQFPHTPGITNLVAPERVSPYAALHSAPPMPPPSTGATRYSPAPAHQPSPQSAPPPASASRYSPAPAHRAGGSYSPSGPATPSQGAHPHLPRTSSPLAHFDSSVEKLHSAAHGPNGDVHHVDRRSSSSFEPRLSRVSSLPPTREVDEEDEEDTVPANRSFSTSHPAPPVASVESKYSPAGPPAARHTPPLPSAHHAAATLSPPKRTVSNYMPHAVSAPQVPQVGMVPPARASTQSPTAAHRQYKPAEAAPRPLSSHASGAPPMAKTTPAAHVPARTRGQSLTMNMVAPTDGREQDPLGRWKGAPLIAWGVGGTVVTSFPQSVPRYSMNQTAPTIVRTAGEVKVRHIKDIEPLQDRLVKFPGPLRGKSKKKEALAWLVAGIDAQEKELPEISFHANLSLEAKRGVERLLLWKLLRVFVEHDGTLEGTPAVEKAVRDILSPGTVTPTADNDALFPTAASLGAQGGPVSSMQADGADPAAMEQIRLNLLKGDRETAVWSAVDKRLWGHAMLISQTVSPDLYKQVAQEFVRKEVNYPGHSNESLGALYKVLSGNYDDCVDELVPSHARAGLQLMTTESASGPARDAVDGLDKWRETVTLILSNRSVDDIRGLNALGRLLSSYGRAEAAHICFIFSRSLSVFGGLDDAKVDFVLLGSDHRRQSDQFAKETEALQLSEVYEYGLSLGNSVAAAAGAPHLAAYKLQYAITLAEYGYRDKALQYCETIAAAMVSQTKRSPHYHVILEAAVEDFMTRLKQAPRELSTSWISKPSMNKVSDSMWNRFNKFVAGDDADGNGNGTGEAENGPFARIASSPNLSRSPSVSNFEVYGVSSPGYTSNPAPHVPAPLASTATSRYAPAPTQSTGSANPYAASHYPAAPTSSGRNSNEYSHNPYEPARPDVNASAAPVGNGYAPTGYAPAAPGYQPVSADPAPAPAPQIASHEHTAPQQLAPSGYQSYGLQESPSIYPSATSNGEPTYPQSQGYQPPAYGYEPPSMAPAVDTVSSEPAADSGNGGYEPPSFQPYGYEPPSYQPEPEGEGDEDAAKPKKKGVMYDDEDDIPAVKAQGKSKADKDRENEEMFRKAAEEDAKRAASQQAGKKGWGFSNWFGGGKKEEGNIGEASPGKPIRAKLGEASSFVYDPELKRWINKKSGAENTEVKKATPPPPRAMARSASGTPMPADVTPPPSGGRSSVPPPSGPPRPTAGLTPQASTESLTATPPTLTHSASNPNLAAGPPSGPPSRPATSMSNASSIDDLLGAAGPRKGGTKKPRKAGRYVDVMAK; encoded by the exons ATGGCTTCCGAGCTGCCTAGCTCGACGTGGCATCCGGCGTTAATGCCCAACCGCACTGAtgtcgccacggccgccgttCGCGACTCTGACCACCCGACCGAGCCCACCGCGGGATCCGGAACCGACAGCCCACAAGAACCGACCGCATCgcgcgtcgatgccgatCCTGAAAATGGGCAGGATCATGCCGACGCGTGGTTTGCCAatgaccacgacgacggagatggTGACGCCTGGCTGGCTTCTGACGAACCAACGGCTGAAGTCGCGCCTTCGTCAACAACTCCGGCACCCGAACGCGCAGAAGAGGCGCaggatgacggcgacgcttgGCTCACGAATGATACAGACGACCACGGTGGCGATGCCTGGCTGGTGTCTGACGATGCGAAACCacatgatgccgccgatCAAGAGGCCGCAGACCAAGACGCCAGGGCCACGCCACCCACGGAGACCTCttgggcgccggcgacaaAACACTCCAGCTCCATGTCCTTTGCGCGGACTGTGTCCCACGACATAAActtcaacgacgacgacggcaccgaaTTCAGCCCAACGCGATCTGACGTAGACACGTTTAGCTTCATGCCACCTACGGACCGAACCAACTCGTTTCCCGTGGTACCTCCCATGACCACCAGCTCAAACGAAACCACCGACCAACCTCTTCCGGCAACCCAGGCGCTGGACCTCCTGGAGGAAACCGAGCGAGAAGCTGAATTCGATGAGCAGCGATACCTTGCGGGAAATACAAGTGAAGAGCTGGATCCTTTGGAGAAGGTGGACACTGGTCGTCCAAAGCATGCCGCATCCCGCTCTATTGGAGGCGAGATACAGGAACCTGACGCGATCGAGGCACGTTACGAGGAGGGGCTACCGTTGATTCCACAGGTTGAGCAagggcacgacgacgcacaTGACCATGGCCAACGCGCTTTCACCGATCCCTTcgctgacgatgacggcaacGAAGACGGGTTCTTTTCGCAGACACAGACGACGGAGACGCAGccagacggcgtcgcggacaATATCCATCCTATCGAGCGCAAGTCTACTATGCAGGTTCTGGGGTCACTGGACCATGAGCCCTTATCGCGACAGAGCACGCTGGAGGAAACCGTGGAAGAGCATCAGGATGCTGCAGAAGAGCACCAGGACACACCGGAACAGCAGACCAGTGAGGAGGCACAGCCACCGGCCGAAGATCTGGCATCTAAGTGGCAAGAAGCCTTTGCTagtgaggacgacgagggcgacttTCTGTTGGAAGATTCTGCGGCAGAGACCAAGGACATCGATGCGGCCGCATTCCTCGGAAGTGATGACGAGGGGttccttgacgacgacgatgttgcgCAAGACCCCCgacctgcgccagctgccacCTCACAGTCGCTGACAACCAACCCCTATGCCCCCTCCGCTGTCGCTCCGCAGCCGACGCCTACAGCCTACACACCGGCAGCCGCTATCCCGCCGACACAAACTTTCCCGTACCAGCAGGCCACGGCGCCAACTCCATTCGGCCAGCCTCCGCCCCTGCGGCCAGAGATGACGAAAGCTCAAAGCTTTGCAGACAAAGCCAAGGGCGGCTATGCGTCCCCGTACGACCTACCCACGGACCTTGTGGGCACGACCATCAAGCCAAGGAAACGCGCGAGCATGCAGCAGCTTCCCAAGGATTTACCACCGGCACCACCGAGGAGTGCGAGTATGACGTCCCCGAACCGACCACCCTCCACTGGCCCGCCTTCCGCTGCAGCACCGCCTTCGGGTCCGCCTCTGAACCCGAAGGCCTCGGCCCCCGCTCTCCGGAGCCAGagcggcttcttcgaggATCTCCCGGTGCAACCGAAGCCTCGCCCAGGCTCACGACAGAGCAACCGGGCACAATCCCCCAGCTCATACACACCCACTAGCCAGCAACCTGCCTCCTTTCCGCCCACTGCTGGTGTAGCCcctccgccggcgagcgcgccTCCACCGCAACAGTTCCCGCATACACCTGGCATCACGAACCTGGTCGCCCCAGAGAGAGTCAGCCCGTATGCAGCGCTTCACTCCGctccgccgatgccgccaccTTCGACCGGTGCCACAAGGTACTCCCCTGCTCCTGCTCACCAACCGAGCCCTCAAAGTGCTCCACCCCCGGCCTCTGCCTCTCGCTAttcaccagcgccagctcaCCGTGCCGGTGGCTCATACAGCCCTTCTGGGCCTGCCACACCATCGCAAGGCGCTCACCCGCATCTCCCCAGGACATCAAGCCCCTTGGCCCACTTCGACTCCAGTGTCGAAAAGCTGCACAGCGCTGCTCACGGTCCGAATGGTGACGTACATCACGTCGACCGCCGATCCAGTTCCTCTTTCGAACCCCGGCTTAGCCGAGTTTCTTCACTCCCACCTACtcgcgaggtcgacgaggaggacgaggaagataCTGTACCCGCCAACAGATCCTTCAGCACCAGCCACCCGGCGCCTCCTGTCGCCAGCGTCGAATCCAAGTACAGTCCCGCCGGTCCACCAGCCGCTCGTCACACTCCGCCTTTGCCTTCCGCGCACCATGCAGCGGCTACGTTGTCTCCGCCGAAGCGCACAGTCTCGAACTATATGCCCCATGCGGTATCAGCACCACAAGTACCACAAGTGGGCATGGTGCCGCCTGCACGTGCGTCGACTCAGTCTCCCACTGCGGCTCATCGGCAGTACAAGCCTGCCGAAGCGGCACCGCGACCTTTATCCTCACATGCATCAGGGGCTCCGCCGATGGCTAAGACAACGCCTGCCGCTCATGTGCCCGCGAGGACGCGCGGTCAATCATTGACAATGAACATGGTCGCTCCGACAGATGGGCGAGAGCAAGATCCCCTGGGGCGATGGAAAGGTGCTCCTCTTATCGCCTGGGGCGTGGGAGGGACGGTTGTCACCAGCTTTCCCCAAAGCGTTCCGCGGTATAGCATGAACCAGACGGCGCCAACTATCGTGCGAACtgccggcgaggtcaaggtgCGACATATTAAAGATATCGAGCCACTTCAAGACCGCCTAGTCAAATTCCCTGGTCCTCTGAGAGGCAAGTcaaagaagaaggaggctCTTGCCTGGCTTGTGGCAGGGATCGATGCGCAGGAAAAGGAGTTGCCGGAGATATCTTTCCACGCCAATCTCTCGCTCGAAGCCAAACGAGGCGTCGAGCGTTTACTCCTCTGGAAGCTGCTTCGTGTTTTCGTAGAACACGATGGTACGCTCGAGGGCACTCCTGCTGTTGAAAAGGCTGTTAGGGACATTCTTTCTCCAGGGACTGTGACTCCCACCGCCGACAACGATGCGTTGTTCCCGACTGCCGCTTCCTTGGGAGCACAAGGCGGCCCGGTATCCTCCATGCAGGCGGATGGTGCCGATCCTGCAGCCATGGAGCAGATCCGTCTGAACCTCCTGAAAGGCGATCGAGAGACAGCTGTGTGGTCAGCAGTGGATAAGAGGCTTTGGGGCCACGCCATGCTGATCTCCCAGACCGTCTCGCCCGACTTGTATAAGCAAGTCGCCCAGGAATTTGTGCGCAAGGAAGTCAACTACCCAGGCCACAGCAACGAgtccctcggcgccctctaCAAGGTTCTTTCTGGCAATTACGACGACTGCGTGGACGAACTTGTGCCGTCACATGCCCGCGCCGGTTTGCAGTTGATGACAACGGAGAGCGCTTCGGGGCCAGCCCGAGATGCGGTTGATGGCCTAGACAAGTGGCGTGAGACGGTTACCCTCATTCTGAGCAATCGCAGCGTAGACGACATCCGTGGCCTGAACGCGCTTGGAAGACTCTTGTCCAGCTACGGCAGAGCAGAAGCTGCGCACATTTGCTTCATCTTCAGCCGAAGCCTGTCCGTcttcggcggcctcgatgatGCAAAGGTGGACTTCGTGCTGCTTGGCTCGGATCACAGGCGGCAGTCTGATCAGTTCGCCAAGGAGACCGAGGCTTTGCAGCTCAGCGAGGTATACGAGTACGGGCTGTCGCTTGGCAAcagcgtggccgccgccgccggtgctccTCATCTTGCTGCGTACAAGCTACAGTACGCGATAACTCTGGCGGAATATGGCTATCGCGACAAGGCACTCCAGTACTGCGAAACAATTGCCGCCGCAATGGTATCACAAACGAAGAGGTCGCCGCATTATCATGTTATCCTCGAGGCTGCTGTCGAGGACTTCATGACCAGGCTCAAGCAAGCCCCTAGGGAATTGTCCACGTCATGGATATCCAAGCCGAGCATGAACAAGGTCTCCGATAGCATGTGGAACCGGTTCAACAAGTTTGTGGCTGGAGACGATGCTGATGGTAATGGAAACGGGACGGGAGAAGCTGAGAACGGACCTTTTGCACGCatcgcgtcctcgccgaaTCTGAGCAGGTCGCCTTCCGTGTCCAACTTTGAGGTGTATGGAGTCTCCTCGCCGGGATATACGTCCAACCCTGCTCCTCATGTCCCGGCGCCCCTCGCCTCCACGGCAACATCTAGGTACGCGCCGGCTCCGACTCAGTCGACTGGGTCCGCAAATCCGTACGCCGCGTCACACTATCCCGCGGCTCCTACATCGTCGGGCCGGAACTCCAATGAGTATTCTCACAACCCTTACGAGCCTGCTCGTCCCGACGTCAATGCTTCAGCTGCCCCGGTGGGCAACGGCTACGCCCCTACGGGCTATGCTCCTGCTGCACCTGGATACCAGCCCGTCTCGGCAGATCCTGCACCTGCTCCTGCACCTCAAATTGCCAGCCATGAGCATACCGCGCCCCAGCAGCTGGCGCCCAGTGGTTACCAGTCTTACGGACTGCAAGAATCTCCAAGCATCTATCCCAGCGCAACGTCCAACGGTGAACCGACATATCCCCAAAGCCAGGGATATCAGCCACCGGCCTACGGCTACGAGCCGCCATCCATGGCTCCCGCTGTTGATACGGTTAGCTCcgagccagcagcagacAGCGGTAACGGAGGGTATGAGCCTCCGTCGTTCCAGCCATATGGCTACGAACCGCCATCTTATCAACCCGAACCTGAAGGCGAAGGCGATGAAGACGCTGCAAAacccaagaagaagggtgTCATGTatgacgatgaagacgataTCCCCGCGGTAAAAGCCCAGGGGAAGTCAAAGGCCGACAAGGACCGGGAGAATGAGGAAATGTTCCGAAAAgctgccgaagaagacg CCAAGCGTGCTGCCTCACAGCAGGCGGGTAAAAAGGGCTGGGGCTTCTCCAACTGGTTTGGCGGCGGTAAGAAGGAGGAGGGTAATATCGGGGAAGCGTCTCCTGGCAAGCCAATTCGCGCCAAACTCGGCGAGGCAAGCAGCTTTGTCTACGATCCTGAGCTGAAGCGCTGGATCAACAAGAAGTCCGGCGCAGAGAACACGGAGGTTAAGAAGGCaacgccaccgcctccgAGAGCGATGGCCCGATCTGCGAGCGGCACGCCGATGCCCGCCGACGTGACACCTCCGCCCTCGGGTGGCCGATCGAGCGTTCCTCCTCCCTCTGGGCCCCCGCGACCGACAGCAGGCCTCACGCCGCAGGCCTCCACGGAGAGCCTCACCGCCACCCCTCCGACCTTGACGCACTCGGCGTCGAATCCAAACCTCGCGGCAGGCCCGCCGAGCGGTccgcccagcaggccggcgacgagcatgaGCAACGCCAGCAGCATTGACGACTTGCTCGGTGCGGCGGGGCCGCGCAAGGGCGGGACCAAGAAGCCGAGGAAGGCTGGGCGTTATGTTGATGTCATGGCGAAATGA
- the NEO1 gene encoding Putative aminophospholipid-translocase (EggNog:ENOG503NU8S~TransMembrane:10 (i185-209o221-240i538-556o568-587i1092-1113o1125-1144i1169-1191o1203-1221i1228-1251o1257-1279i)~BUSCO:EOG09260AZM~COG:P): MPSTPPYRPTDPPDSPTHDSDSDLDLDIQELDPIASEPVRGSQRDQAAPEPRTARIALRNLRMGGLRRANKRGRGYGDLGADRDDSNDHARGLLDDHDDGRQPWSDAAGDGEDGMPLLGGGQRSHARRTSRSSLRLPSFMMSSKKPDDEAPERQEEDDPSMSRHVAVGSSQATKFPTNMISNAKYTALTFLPVTLYNEFSFFFNMYFLLVALSQAIPALRIGYLSTYIAPLAFVLCITMGKEAYDDIARRRRDTEANSEEYKVLSFGDPASRPATLRPRKPLRSDNLRRNLRRGQGSRHDLSDIQEEDSQGEDVQPSSYVQETSRKSKDLKVGDVLKLGKGQRVPADVVILQCYSSDGLAVTPTKEPAEEEVLLALDEADDPKGKQPAAEAIKHEAETGSVGETFIRTDQLDGETDWKLRLASPLTQNLAAEEFVRLRVTGGKPDRKVNEFIGTAELLPTRQDATAHHSMVPNDEQHTQSVALSIDNTAWCNTVIASQGTTLAVIMYTGPQTRSALSTAPSRSKTGLLEYEINSLTKILCALTLALSIILVALEGFENTEGNVWYIKIMRFLVLFSTIVPISLRVNLDLGKSAYSRFIQRDPGIPGAVVRTSTIPEDLGRIEYLLSDKTGTLTQNDMEMKKIHVGTVSYANEAMEEVVSYVKQGFHIQPTTDPASQTALITPSSTYSATVNVGATRTRREIGSRVRDVVLALALCHNVTPTVDTEDGREITSYQASSPDEIAIVKWTESVGLKLAARDRKSMTLESTDGRVVVRVRILEVFPFTSDGKRMGIIVHFHENMNATPTDLNSGEIWFYQKGADTVMGSIVAANDWLDEETANMAREGLRTLVVGRKKLSVKQYREFSTKHQEASLAITGRDAGMQSVVAHYLENDLELLGVTGVEDKLQKDVKPSLELLRNAGIKIWMLTGDKVETARCVAVSSKLVARGQYIYTIAKLNKKDSAQDHLDFLRSKTDACLLIDGESLHLLLTHFRMEFISIAVLLPTVVACRCSPTQKAEVAKLIKEYTKKRVCCIGDGGNDVSMIQAADVGVGIVGKEGRQASLAADFSIEQFYHLVKLLVWHGRNSYKRSAKLAQFVIHRGLIIAVCQTMYSIALKFEPEGLYKDWLLVGYATVYTAAPVLSLVLDKDVDENLANLYPELYKELTSGRSLSYRTFFVWVFVSIYQGGMIQGLSQILTEVDGPKMVAVSYTVLVLNELIMVAFEITTWHPIMIISILGTFVVFVGSIPFLGGYFDLEFIITWGFLWRILAIGAISLVPPYAGKLIRRAIKPPSYRKVQNR, encoded by the exons ATGCCTTCCACACCTCCgtaccgaccgaccgacccgCCCGATTCGCCCACCCACGATTCCGACTCCGATCTCGACCTCGACATCCAGGAGCTGGATCCCATCGCCTCTGAGCCTGTCCGCGGATCCCAACGCGATCAGGCCGCCCCCGAGCCGAGGACTGCAAGAATAGCTCTGAGAAATCTGCGTATGGGAGGCTTGCGCCGCGCGAACAAACGAGGTCGCGGGTATGGGGATCTGGGCGCCGACCGGGACGACTCCAACGACCACGCTCGGGGGCTGCTCGACGATCACGATGATGGCCGCCAGCCTTGGTCAGATGCGGCGGGCGATGGAGAGGATGGCATGCCGCTACTTGGAGGGGGGCAAAGATCCCATGCTCGGCGGACATCGCGGTCTAGCCTCCGCCTGCCGAGCTTCATGATGAGCTCCAAgaagcccgacgacgaagccccCGAGCGGCAAGAGGAGGACGATCCCTCGATGTCGAGGCATGTTGCTGTCGGATCCAGCCAGGCCACCAAGTTCCCGACGAACATGATCTCCAACGCCAAATACACCGCCCTGACTTTCCTCCCAGTCACCCTCTACAACGAattctccttcttcttcaacaTGTACTTCTTGCTCGTGGCACTGTCGCAAGCTATACCTGCCTTGCGCATCGGCTATCTGTCAACTTATATCGCCCCTCTAGCGTTTGTTTTGTGCATTACCATGGGAAAGGAGGCGTACGACGACAttgcgcgacggcggcgcgacacGGAGGCCAACTCTGAGGAGTATAAAGTGCTCTCCTTTGGCGACCCCGCATCTCGCCCAGCAACCTTGAGGCCGCGTAAGCCTTTGAGGTCGGACAATCTGCGACGAAACCTTCGGAGAGGACAGGGCAGCCGCCATGATCTGTCCGACATTCAAGAAGAAGACAGCCAGGGGGAGGACGTCCAACCATCCTCATATGTCCAAGAGACTAGCCGCAAGTCGAAAGACCTCAAGGTTGGCGATGTATTGAAGCTAGGAAAAGGCCAGAGAGTGCCAGCAGATGTTGTAATTCTGCAGTGCTACTCCTCAGACGGCCTCGCAGTCACCCCAACCAAGGAGCCagcagaggaggaggtctTGCTGGCCCTCGATGAGGCGGATGACCCAAAAGGAAAGCAGCCTGCGGCGGAAGCCATCAAGCATGAGGCAGAGACCGGTTCGGTGGGCGAGACCTTCATCAGGACGGATCAACTCGATGGCGAAACCGACTGGAAGTTGAGGCTGGCCTCACCCCTTACCCAGAACTTGGCGGCCGAGGAATTCGTGCGCCTGCGCGTCACAGGCGGAAAGCCGGACAGAAAGGTCAATGAGTTTATTGGAACCGCCGAACTGCTACCTACTAGGCAAGACGCCACCGCGCACCATTCTATGGTCCCTAATGATGAGCAACACACACAATCAGTGGCTCTGTCTATCGACAACACGGCGTGGTGCAACACCGTTATTGCCTCCCAAGGAACGACGCTCGCGGTCATCATGTACACGGGCCCGCAGACACGGTCGGCTCTGTCGACAGCGCCTTCTCGCTCCAAAACTGGCTTGCTCGAGTACGAGATCAACTCCCTGACCAAAATTCTCTGCGCGCTCACTCTGGCCCTATCCATCATCCTTGTGGCATTGGAAGGCTTCGAAAACACCGAAGGTAACGTGTGGTACATCAAAATCATGCGTTTTTTGGTCTTGTTTTCGACTATCGTCCCCATTAGTTTGCGCGTCAACCTTGACCTCGGGAAGAGCGCATACTCCCGGTTTATTCAGCGTGATCCCGGCATACCTGGTGCCGTGGTGCGCACAAGCACAATCCCGGAAGATCTCGGCCGGATCGAGTATCTGCTCAGCGACAAGACCGGGACACTAACACAAAACGACATGGAGATGAAGAAGATACATGTTGGCACCGTGTCCTACGCCAACGAGGCCATGGAAGAAGTCGTCTCCTACGTCAAGCAGGGGTTCCACATCCAGCCCACCACGGATCCGGCATCCCAAACTGCGTTGATaacgccatcatcgacgtACTCGGCGACGGTCAACGTGGGTGCAACTCGCACGAGGAGAGAAATAGGCTCGCGCGTGCGAGACGTTGTTCTCGCCTTAGCTCTGTGCCATAACGTCACGCCGACTGTCGATACCGAGGATGGTAGGGAAATCACTTCGTATCAAGCCTCTTCGCCAGACGAGATTGCCATTGTCAAGTGGACGGAGTCTGTTGGCCTGAAGCTGGCGGCTCGCGATCGCAAGAGCATGACCCTCGAGTCGACGGAtggccgggtcgtcgtccgcgtTCGCATTCTCGAAGTCTTCCCCTTTACGTCGGATGGAAAGCGGATGGGTATCATTGTTCACTTTCATGAGAACATGAATGCCACGCCCACCGATCTCAATAGTGGAGAGATTTGGTTCTACCAAAAGGGCGCCGACACTGTGATGGGCTCCATCGTTGCTGCTAACGACTGGCTCGACGAAGAGACAGCCAACATGGCTCGAGAGGGGCTGCGAACACTGGTTGTCGGCCGCAAGAAGCTCTCGGTCAAGCAGTACCGGGAATTTTCGACTAAGCACCAGGAAGCCTCCCTAGCCATCACTGGACGTGACGCCGGCATGCAGAGCGTCGTTGCCCACTACCTAGAAAACGAcctggagctgctcggcgTGACCGGTGTGGAAGACAAGCTTCAGAAAGACGTCAAACCGTCtcttgagctgctgcgcaaCGCGGGCATCAAGATATGGATGCTTACTGGCGACAAGGTGGAGACGGCGAGATGCGTCGCTGTGAGCTCCAAGCTGGTCGCCAGAGGCCAGTATATCTACACCATCGCCAAGCTGAACAAGAAAGACAGCGCGCAGGACCACCTCGACTTCCTCCGCAGCAAGACAGATGCGTGTCTGCTCATTGACGGCGAGAGtctgcatctgctgctgaCACACTTCCGCATGGAGTTCATCTCCAttgcggtgctgctgccgacggtGGTCGCATGTCGTTGCTCGCCGACGCAAAAGGCCGAAGTCGCCAAGCTCATCAAAGAGTATACGAAGAAGCGCGTGTGCTGCATAGGAGACGGCGGAAACGACGTGTCAATGATtcaggccgccgacgtcggcgtcggcatcgtgggcaAGGAGGGTCGCCAGGCAAGTTTGGCAGCCGACTTCTCGATTGAGCAGTTCTATCACCTGGTGAAGCTGCTTGTATGGCACGGCCGCAACAGCTACAAGAGAAGCGCGAAACTTGCACAATTTGTTATCCACcgcggcctcatcatcgccgtgtGCCAGACAATGTATAGTATTGCGCTCAAGTTTGAACCCGAAGGCTTGTACAAG GACTGGTTGCTCGTGGGGTATGCCACGGTTTACACTGCAGCGCCTGTTCTGTCTCTGgtcctcgacaaggacgTGGACGAGAATCTGGCCAACCTGTATCCGGAGCTGTACAAGGAGTTGACGTCGGGACGCTCGCTGTCGTACCGGACGTTCTTTGTCTGGGTGTTTGTGTCCATATATCAAGGCGGCATGATCCAGGGCTTGTCGCAGATCCTCACCGAGGTGGACGGCCCgaagatggtggcggtgAGCTACACCGTCCTTGTGCTCAACGAGCTCATCATGGTGGCATTCGAGATTACGACGTGGCACCCGATTATGATTATCAGCATCCTTGGCACGTTTGTCGTCTTTGTCGGGTCGATACCGTTTCTGGGAGGATATTTTGATCTCGAGTTCATCATAACATG GGGCTTCCTCTGGCGGATTCTGGCCATTGGTGCCATTTCACTGGTGCCGCCGTACGCCGGCAAGCTGATTAGGAGGGCCATCAAACCTCCGTCGTACAGAAAAGTGCAGAATAGATGA
- a CDS encoding uncharacterized protein (EggNog:ENOG503NTXN), translating to MPQHSSTLQRFISALSSVYGPLDDLTAADAPTWNPPTDPGAGGHRGRYLWTDAFGLIDLLKLHRETSSPLYLALARRLADVVHDTLGRERECERRPHDNDGDGNGGEGDGGGVPARLPGATDAEPLRGGLRIGKLDAHGPDADGQYHHYLTLWMFALNRLSLASGEARWNDLAVQLARAVHPRFVLCVPSPSPLEGEGEGEGERRHHLKMVWKISTDMRRVLVPSEGHLDAATGLVVYSLLQRTAVTAGAGDGDGEEEALPLAREIAEYARLMTRRPEDLTPRGDPLDLGMGLWVCQFGGGAVAVGDQGGGVGDDLGDDGSGGGVAGSGSGSSSAWAQRFVDDALGLARVLLGPDSQLMRRDASRRLAFREFGACLGVRCAAAAAADQVLQERVRAVLAFWERHQQGEPDDDDDNDDLRPISKVMYAAALVPGAFCRGYLGNETP from the exons ATGccacagcacagcagcacgCTGCAGCGCTTCATCTCCGCCCTCAGCTCCGTCTACGggcccctcgacgacctcaccgccgccgacgccccgaCATGGAACCCCCCGACAGaccccggcgcgggcgggcaccgCGGACGGTACCTCTGGACCGACGCCTTCGGCCTCATCGACCTCCTAAAGCTCCATCGGGAGACGTCATCGCCGTTGTACCTGGCGCTCGCGCGGCGTCTCGCCGACGTGGTGCACGATAcgctcggccgcgagcgcgagtgcgagcgccgcccacacgacaatgacggcgacggcaatgGTGGTGaaggtgatggtggtggtgtcccGGCGCGCCTCCCCGGCGCGACCGACGCGGAGcccctgcgcggcggcctgcgcatcggcaagctcgacgcccacggccccgacgccgacgggcagTACCACCACTACCTCACGCTGTGGATGTTTGCGCTCAACCGCCTCTCCCTGGCGTCGGGGGAGGCGCGGTGGAACGACCTGGCGGTgcagctggcgcgggcggtgcaCCCGCGCTTCGTGCTGTGCGTaccatcgccatcaccgttagaaggggagggggagggggagggggaaaggcGTCATCACCTCAAGATGGTCTGGAAAATCTCCACCGACATGCGCCGCGTGCTCGTCCCCTCCGAGggccacctcgacgccgcgacgggcctcgtcgtctactccctgctgcagcggaccgccgtcaccgccggcgccggcgacggggacggagaggaggaggcgctgccgctcgcgcgcgagatCGCCGAGTACGCGCGCCTGATGACCAGACGGCCGGAGGACCTGACGCCGCGTGGGGACCCGTTGGATTTGGGCATGGGCCTGTGGGTGTGCcagtttggcggcggtgcggtcGCCGTGGGCGATCAAGgaggtggtgttggtgacgacctcggcgatgacggtagtggtggtggtgttgctggcagtggcagtggtagtagtagtgctTGGGCGCagcgcttcgtcgacgacgccctcgggctGGCGCGCGTGCTCCTCGGCCCGGACTCGCAGCTCATGCGCCGGGACGCCTCGCGGAGGCTCGCCTTCCGCGAGTTTGGCGCCTGTCTGGGCGTgaggtgcgcggcggcggcggcggcggaccagGTGCTTCAGGAGAGGGtgcgcgccgtgctggcctTTTGGgagcggcaccagcagggcgagcccgacgacgacgacgacaacgacgacctGCGGCCCATTTCCAAGGTCATGtacgcggcggccctcgtgCCCGGCG CGTTCTGCAGGGGGTACTTGGGCAACGAGACGCCTTGA